The following proteins come from a genomic window of Canis lupus dingo isolate Sandy chromosome 20, ASM325472v2, whole genome shotgun sequence:
- the S1PR5 gene encoding sphingosine 1-phosphate receptor 5, translated as MESGLLRPAPVSEVIVLHYNYTGKLRGARYQPGAGLRADAVVSLAVCALIVLENLAVLFVLARHPRFHAPMFLLLGSLTLSDLLAGAAYAANILLSGPLTLRLSPALWFAREGGVFVALAASVLSLLAIALERRLTMARRGPAPASRRGRTLALAGAAWGVSLFLGLLPALGWNCLGRLDSCSTVLPLYAKAYVLFCVLAFLGILATICALYGRIYCQVRANARRLRERPGASGGASTRARRPPRSLALLRTLSLVLLAFLMCWGPLFLLLLFDVACPARACPVLLQADPFLGLAMANSLLNPIIYTFTNRDLRHALVRLLCCGRRPCTREQDASQGSGSPAGASEGLNRWLPPGLDGSCRHLGRLSPQPDGLDTSGSTGGPGAPTASWTLVHAPAAD; from the coding sequence ATGGAGTCGGGGCTGCTGCGGCCGGCGCCGGTGAGCGAGGTCATCGTCTTGCACTACAACTACACCGGCAAGCTGCGCGGCGCGCGCTACCAGCCCGGCGCGGGGCTGCGTGCGGACGCCGTCGTGTCCCTGGCCGTGTGCGCCCTCATCGTGCTCGAGAACCTGGCGGTGCTGTTCGTGCTTGCGCGCCACCCGCGCTTCCACGCGCCCATGTTCCTGCTCCTGGGCAGCCTTACGCTGTCCGACCTGCTGGCGGGCGCGGCCTACGCGGCCAACATCCTGCTGTCGGGGCCTCTCACGCTGCGCCTGTCGCCCGCGCTCTGGTTCGCCCGCGAAGGTGGCGTCTTCGTGGCGCTCGCCGCGTCCGTGCTGAGCCTCCTGGCCATCGCGCTGGAGCGCCGCCTCACCATGGCCCGCCGCGGACCCGCGCCCGCCTCCCGTCGGGGACGCACGCTGGCACTGGCGGGGGCCGCCTGGGGCGTGTCGCTGTTCCTCGGACTCCTGCCGGCGCTCGGCTGGAATTGTCTGGGCCGCCTGGACTCCTGCTCCACGGTCCTGCCGCTCTACGCCAAGGCCTACGTGCTCTTCTGCGTGCTCGCCTTCCTCGGCATCCTGGCCACCATCTGTGCGCTCTACGGGCGCATCTACTGCCAGGTGCGCGCCAACGCGCGGCGCCTGCGGGAGCGCCCCGGGGCCTCCGGGGGCGCCTCCACCcgggcccgccgcccgccgcgctcgCTGGCGCTGTTGCGCACGCTCAGCTTGGTGCTGCTGGCCTTTCTCATGTGTTGGGgccccctcttcctgctgctcttgTTCGACGTGGCGTGCCCGGCGCGCGCCTGCCCCGTGCTCTTGCAGGCCGACCCCTTCCTGGGCCTGGCCATGGCCAACTCGCTTCTGAACCCCATCATTTACACGTTCACCAACCGCGACCTGCGCCACGCTCTCGTGCGCCTCCTCTGTTGCGGCCGCCGCCCCTGCACCAGAGAGCAGGACGCCTCCCAGGGGTCCGGGAGCCCCGCGGGGGCTTCGGAAGGCCTCAACCGCTGGCTGCCCCCTGGCTTGGACGGCAGCTGCCGCCACTTGGGGCGCTTGTCCCCCCAGCCGGACGGGCTGGACACCAGCGGCTCCACCGGCGGCCCTGGTGCGCCCACAGCCTCCTGGACCCTGGTACACGCACCGGCTGCAGACTGA